From one Sediminitomix flava genomic stretch:
- the manA gene encoding mannose-6-phosphate isomerase, class I, whose product MKTYVYPLKGKIQNYAWGGNSFIPQLLDFSAEENTPYAEYWMGAHDKAPSVLSTQNGETNLNDFIQTDANTILGDVIAKRFDNKLPFLFKVLDVKQMLSIQVHPTKEEAVKGFARENEEGIPLSASHRNYKDDNHKPEIMVALTDFWLLHGFRNEQSLREILEIYDVFKPLIPVFESGNYKALYQYVMEMPQEEVDTMLQPLIDHLLPLYEAGKLEKHSPNYWAAKAAVEMSQGNHLDRGIFSIYFYNLVKAKKGEAVFQDAGIPHAYLEGVNMELMANSDNVLRGGLTPKHVDVPELLKHVTFEAVTPNLLEGENISDYERVYKSPAPDFELSRITLPSASTYKSVEKHAAEIIIAIEGDVTVKTDTDEFKIEKGEAFFASADAAYSIDADQESLLFRATAPLN is encoded by the coding sequence ATGAAAACCTACGTTTACCCACTTAAGGGAAAGATTCAGAATTATGCATGGGGTGGAAATTCATTTATCCCACAATTGCTAGATTTTAGCGCCGAAGAAAATACACCATACGCAGAATACTGGATGGGAGCACACGATAAAGCTCCTTCAGTTCTTAGTACACAAAATGGTGAGACGAATCTAAATGATTTCATTCAGACGGATGCAAATACGATCCTTGGAGATGTAATTGCAAAACGTTTTGACAATAAACTTCCATTTTTATTCAAAGTTCTTGATGTAAAGCAAATGCTTTCTATTCAAGTACACCCAACAAAAGAGGAAGCAGTTAAAGGATTTGCTAGAGAAAATGAGGAAGGAATTCCACTTTCAGCTAGTCACAGAAACTATAAAGACGATAATCATAAACCTGAAATCATGGTTGCTCTAACCGATTTTTGGTTGCTGCACGGTTTCAGAAATGAACAAAGTCTTCGTGAGATACTTGAAATTTATGATGTCTTTAAACCTCTAATTCCTGTTTTTGAAAGCGGCAATTATAAGGCATTATATCAATATGTTATGGAAATGCCACAAGAGGAAGTAGATACAATGCTACAACCTCTTATCGATCACCTTCTCCCTCTTTACGAAGCTGGAAAATTAGAGAAACACTCTCCGAACTACTGGGCGGCTAAAGCTGCAGTGGAAATGTCTCAAGGAAATCATTTAGATAGAGGTATTTTCTCTATCTATTTCTACAATCTTGTAAAAGCGAAAAAAGGAGAAGCTGTTTTCCAAGATGCGGGAATTCCACACGCTTATTTAGAAGGTGTAAACATGGAATTGATGGCAAATTCTGACAACGTTCTTCGTGGTGGATTAACTCCAAAACACGTAGATGTTCCAGAGCTGTTGAAGCATGTTACTTTTGAAGCTGTGACACCAAATTTATTGGAAGGTGAAAATATTTCTGATTACGAACGTGTCTATAAAAGTCCTGCTCCAGATTTTGAGTTGAGTAGAATTACACTCCCTTCTGCATCTACTTATAAAAGTGTAGAAAAACACGCTGCCGAAATTATAATTGCAATAGAAGGAGATGTAACTGTGAAGACAGATACTGATGAGTTTAAGATTGAAAAAGGAGAAGCATTCTTTGCATCCGCAGATGCCGCTTATAGCATTGATGCTGATCAAGAGAGTTTACTGTTTAGAGCTACTGCTCCATTAAACTAA